Proteins found in one Helicobacter sp. NHP19-003 genomic segment:
- the atpC gene encoding ATP synthase F1 subunit epsilon, producing MELAVSIVVPQGLIFSGQVDRVTLPGAQGEFGVLKGHSNLVSLLKSGVIEIIREGQVSLIAISWGYVEVRSDSVDILADGAVFIKGDDAVYEAKKLLEDASSDRLAISSVIARIEAHGLR from the coding sequence ATGGAATTAGCGGTGAGTATTGTTGTCCCGCAAGGTTTGATCTTTTCTGGACAAGTGGATCGGGTAACACTGCCCGGAGCTCAGGGTGAGTTTGGGGTTTTAAAGGGGCACAGCAACCTAGTGTCCTTACTCAAAAGTGGGGTGATTGAGATCATTAGAGAGGGGCAAGTGAGCTTGATCGCCATCAGTTGGGGCTATGTAGAAGTGCGTAGCGACAGCGTGGATATCCTCGCCGATGGCGCAGTGTTCATCAAGGGCGATGATGCCGTGTATGAGGCAAAGAAACTCTTAGAAGATGCTAGTTCAGATCGCCTTGCAATCTCTAGCGTGATCGCCCGCATTGAAGCGCACGGTTTGAGGTAG